The Herbaspirillum sp. RTI4 genome has a segment encoding these proteins:
- a CDS encoding branched-chain amino acid ABC transporter permease has product MEFFSVTLLNGLSYGLLLFLLSSGLTLIFSMLGVLNFAHASFYMLGAYLASTLSARWGFWLALPLAPLLTGVMGALVERYGLRRVRRHGHLAELMFTFGLGYVMLELVQLAWGRGTQPYAVPPGLQGTLFLLYSTAFPIYRGFMLAVALLTLVLLAAALRYSRAGLLIQAALQHPSMVQALGHDVPRLYMLTFGGGCALAGLAGVLGGNAFVTEPGMAATVGNVVFVVVVLGGLGSLAGAFCGSLLIGLLQTAAVSIDYSMAHLLAVMGVDAAALPLALAPLWQLSLAQMAPVLPYMLLVPMLIFRPRGLLGRRAG; this is encoded by the coding sequence TTGGAATTTTTTTCAGTCACTTTGCTCAACGGCCTCAGTTACGGGCTCCTGTTGTTCCTGCTGTCGTCCGGCTTGACGCTGATTTTCAGCATGCTGGGCGTGCTCAATTTCGCCCATGCCAGTTTCTATATGTTAGGGGCCTATCTGGCCTCGACCCTCAGCGCGCGTTGGGGTTTCTGGCTGGCCTTGCCGCTTGCGCCTTTGCTGACGGGAGTCATGGGGGCGCTGGTGGAGCGTTACGGCCTGCGACGGGTGCGGCGGCATGGACATCTGGCTGAGCTGATGTTTACCTTCGGCCTCGGTTACGTGATGTTGGAACTGGTGCAACTGGCATGGGGGCGAGGCACGCAGCCGTACGCCGTGCCGCCCGGCTTGCAGGGCACACTCTTTCTGCTGTATTCCACGGCGTTCCCGATCTATCGCGGCTTCATGCTGGCGGTGGCTTTGCTGACGCTGGTATTGCTGGCAGCGGCGCTGCGGTATAGCCGCGCCGGACTGCTGATTCAGGCGGCCTTGCAACATCCGTCCATGGTGCAGGCGCTGGGGCATGATGTGCCGCGCCTGTACATGCTGACTTTTGGCGGCGGTTGCGCATTGGCCGGACTCGCCGGTGTATTGGGTGGCAATGCTTTCGTGACGGAGCCGGGCATGGCTGCCACGGTCGGCAATGTGGTGTTTGTCGTGGTCGTGCTGGGTGGATTGGGATCGCTGGCCGGTGCTTTCTGCGGTTCACTGCTGATTGGCTTGCTGCAAACGGCGGCGGTCTCTATCGATTATTCGATGGCGCATTTGCTGGCCGTGATGGGTGTTGATGCGGCCGCGCTGCCGCTGGCTCTGGCACCGCTCTGGCAATTGAGTCTGGCGCAAATGGCGCCGGTGCTGCCTTATATGCTGTTGGTGCCGATGTTGATTTTCCGGCCCCGTGGCTTGCTTGGACGACGCGCAGGATGA
- a CDS encoding MFS transporter — protein MPLQPDLTAASGGNPALPSFEEATYTKITWRLMPILFLCYIASYLDRVNVGFAKLQMLNDLQFSEAVYGFGAGIFFIGYFIFEVPSNIILHRVGARIWIARIMLTWGIISGAMIFVNSAPMFYFMRFLLGVAEAGFFPGIILYLTYWFPANRRGKITALFMTAVPLSGVIGGPLSGWIMKALPGVAGLTGWQWMFIIEALPSIILGIVVIFYLQDRIADAKWLTAEEIKLLETNIKAESSAEKEVSLGKMFANPRVWQCALIYFCFVMGLYGVGFWLPTIIKTTGVTDTFQIGLLSAIPYAITAVVMVFIGRSADRHRERRWHVAIPALVGSIGLILSTIYDHNTGLAIVSLTLAAIGIITSLPLFWSLPTAFLGGTAAAAGIALINSLGNLAGFVSPFLIGTLKDMTGSTNSGMFVLAGSLVLGALLVISVPARLVNK, from the coding sequence ATGCCCCTTCAGCCCGACCTGACCGCCGCTTCCGGCGGCAATCCAGCCCTGCCGTCTTTCGAAGAGGCAACTTATACCAAGATCACCTGGCGTTTGATGCCTATCCTGTTCCTTTGCTACATCGCGTCCTATCTTGACCGGGTCAATGTCGGATTCGCCAAGCTGCAAATGCTTAACGACCTTCAGTTCAGCGAAGCGGTGTACGGATTTGGTGCCGGTATTTTCTTCATTGGTTATTTCATCTTTGAAGTTCCAAGCAACATCATTCTGCATCGCGTTGGCGCCCGCATCTGGATCGCTCGCATCATGCTGACCTGGGGCATCATTTCCGGCGCCATGATTTTCGTCAATTCGGCGCCGATGTTTTATTTCATGCGCTTTTTGCTGGGCGTCGCTGAAGCCGGATTTTTCCCTGGCATCATCCTGTATCTGACCTACTGGTTCCCCGCTAACCGACGCGGCAAAATCACCGCACTGTTCATGACCGCCGTGCCTTTGTCTGGCGTGATCGGCGGCCCTCTGTCGGGCTGGATCATGAAAGCCTTGCCGGGCGTAGCCGGACTGACTGGCTGGCAGTGGATGTTTATCATCGAAGCGCTGCCATCGATCATCCTCGGTATCGTCGTCATTTTCTATCTGCAAGACCGGATCGCCGATGCGAAATGGCTCACGGCAGAAGAAATTAAATTGCTGGAAACCAACATCAAGGCCGAGTCCTCGGCGGAAAAAGAAGTCAGCCTTGGCAAGATGTTTGCCAACCCGCGCGTATGGCAATGCGCACTGATCTATTTTTGCTTCGTGATGGGTCTGTATGGCGTGGGCTTCTGGCTGCCGACCATCATCAAGACTACCGGCGTGACGGATACCTTCCAGATCGGTTTGCTGTCGGCGATTCCGTATGCCATCACCGCTGTCGTCATGGTGTTCATTGGCCGCAGCGCCGACCGTCACCGTGAACGTCGCTGGCACGTTGCCATTCCGGCACTGGTCGGTAGCATCGGTCTGATCCTGAGCACGATTTATGACCACAACACTGGTCTGGCCATCGTTTCCCTGACACTGGCTGCCATTGGCATCATCACCAGTTTGCCCTTGTTCTGGAGTCTGCCGACGGCCTTCCTTGGCGGCACCGCAGCAGCAGCCGGTATCGCCCTGATCAACTCCCTGGGTAACCTGGCCGGATTCGTCAGCCCGTTCCTGATCGGTACGCTCAAGGATATGACCGGCAGCACCAACAGCGGCATGTTCGTCCTGGCGGGCTCGCTGGTGCTGGGTGCCCTGCTGGTCATTTCAGTGCCAGCGCGACTGGTCAATAAGTAA
- the msrB gene encoding peptide-methionine (R)-S-oxide reductase MsrB produces MSTEKIRKTDAEWRAMLDTMQYQVTRQAATERAFTGQYWDHHEAGIYTCVCCNTPLFASDTKFDSGCGWPSYFQALNADNVREIVDRSHGMQRTEIVCNVCDAHLGHVFPDGPPPTGLRYCINSASLRFDPAA; encoded by the coding sequence ATGAGCACAGAAAAAATCCGCAAGACCGACGCCGAATGGCGTGCCATGCTCGACACCATGCAGTACCAGGTCACCCGGCAGGCTGCGACCGAACGCGCTTTTACCGGGCAATACTGGGACCACCATGAAGCCGGCATATATACTTGCGTCTGCTGTAACACGCCGCTGTTCGCTTCCGATACCAAGTTTGATTCCGGTTGCGGCTGGCCCAGTTACTTCCAGGCATTGAATGCCGACAATGTGCGTGAAATAGTGGACCGTTCGCATGGCATGCAACGCACTGAAATCGTGTGCAATGTCTGCGATGCGCATCTGGGTCATGTCTTTCCAGACGGCCCGCCGCCGACCGGACTGCGCTATTGCATCAATTCGGCCTCACTGCGTTTCGACCCTGCTGCCTAA
- a CDS encoding septation protein A translates to MKFLFDLFPVILFFIVFKWGEGNVAAAQSLVTDTMSGLMSGGSILPSQAPILLATAVTIIATLAQIGYLLARRKKVDGMLWVSLLIITFLGSATIYFHDDTFIKWKPTVLYWCFAAALLGSQLILKKNLIRVMMEKQMVLPEPIWARLNLVWVAFFAVMGGLNLYVAFHFSTADWVNFKLFGGIGLMFIFIVAQTLMLSKYIKEAE, encoded by the coding sequence ATGAAGTTTTTGTTTGATCTGTTCCCCGTCATATTATTTTTCATCGTCTTCAAATGGGGCGAAGGGAATGTCGCCGCCGCGCAATCACTGGTTACCGACACCATGTCGGGCCTGATGTCGGGCGGATCGATATTGCCGTCGCAAGCCCCTATCCTGCTGGCAACAGCGGTCACGATCATCGCCACGTTAGCGCAGATCGGCTACCTGCTGGCACGCCGCAAGAAAGTCGACGGCATGTTGTGGGTATCCCTGCTGATCATTACTTTCCTTGGTAGCGCGACCATCTATTTCCATGATGACACCTTCATCAAATGGAAGCCGACCGTGTTGTACTGGTGTTTCGCCGCCGCGCTGCTGGGCAGTCAGTTGATCCTGAAAAAAAACCTGATCCGCGTGATGATGGAAAAACAAATGGTCTTGCCAGAACCGATATGGGCGCGCCTGAACCTGGTCTGGGTGGCTTTCTTTGCCGTCATGGGTGGGCTCAATTTGTACGTCGCCTTTCATTTCTCAACGGCCGACTGGGTCAACTTCAAGTTGTTCGGCGGCATTGGTCTGATGTTCATCTTCATCGTGGCGCAAACGCTCATGCTGTCCAAATACATCAAGGAAGCAGAGTGA
- a CDS encoding peptidylprolyl isomerase: protein MTFKPAKLLVALIAAIALPVFAQNIAVVNGKAIPSSRADAMVKQLVTQGQADTPQLRSAAKEELIGREVLMQEAEHLGLNSSAEVKAQMELMRQSILVRAVVADYLRKNPVTDAAIKAEYDRFKSQAGDKEYHARHILVATEEEAKAIIAKLKAGTKFEDLAKQSKDTGSAANGGDLDWASPASFVKPFSDALVALKKGEITETPVKTQFGFHVIKLEDTRAAKIPTLEEVKPQITEALQQKKLQAYQEELRKKAKIQ, encoded by the coding sequence ATGACTTTTAAACCTGCTAAATTGCTGGTCGCATTAATTGCTGCCATCGCCTTACCTGTGTTCGCTCAAAATATTGCCGTCGTCAACGGCAAGGCCATCCCCTCATCGCGCGCCGATGCCATGGTCAAACAACTGGTCACTCAAGGTCAGGCTGACACCCCACAACTGCGCAGCGCCGCCAAAGAAGAACTGATTGGCCGCGAAGTCCTGATGCAGGAAGCGGAACATCTTGGCCTCAACAGCAGCGCCGAAGTCAAAGCGCAGATGGAACTGATGCGCCAGTCGATTCTGGTCCGTGCGGTCGTTGCTGACTACCTGCGCAAGAATCCAGTGACCGACGCCGCCATCAAGGCCGAATACGACCGCTTCAAGTCGCAGGCTGGCGACAAGGAATACCATGCCCGCCATATCCTGGTAGCCACCGAAGAAGAAGCCAAGGCCATCATCGCCAAACTCAAAGCCGGCACCAAGTTTGAAGATCTGGCCAAGCAATCGAAAGACACCGGCTCAGCTGCCAATGGCGGCGATCTGGACTGGGCGTCCCCAGCTTCTTTCGTCAAACCATTTTCAGACGCGCTGGTCGCACTGAAAAAAGGCGAGATCACCGAAACACCGGTCAAGACTCAGTTCGGTTTTCACGTGATCAAGCTGGAAGATACACGTGCGGCAAAGATCCCTACGCTGGAAGAAGTCAAACCGCAAATCACCGAAGCGCTGCAACAGAAGAAATTGCAAGCGTATCAAGAAGAGTTGCGTAAAAAAGCCAAGATCCAGTAA
- a CDS encoding branched-chain amino acid ABC transporter permease, translated as MLIAPWIWSDGTALSLLSQMATLMLLGLSYNMLLGQGGMLSFGHAVYSGMGAFAAIYALQAIGAGSLPLPVTLLPLVGGVAGLLCGALFGYLTTRLGGTTFAMLTLGIGELVAAFAAMLPDYFGGESGISADRVTGSGWQGLNFGVTYGPQIEVYYLIAAWLFLCGAAMYGFTLTPLGRLLKAVRDNPERAEFIGCDPRRVRYLTLMLSAFFAGIAGALSAINFEIVSVENLSSLRSGALLVLTVIGGSGHFFGPVLGAAISIGFSGWLATRSNAWQLYMGLFFMLAVMFAPGGVAGAVASLVAVCRDGGWRRLWRPIFCVAMAALCVTAAGVMLIELLYRWRYGAADTGLPMSVAPMALMACIVALLVSCAALAFLWRWLQRCRDVRS; from the coding sequence TTGCTTATAGCGCCTTGGATCTGGAGCGACGGCACTGCCCTGTCGCTCTTGTCGCAAATGGCAACGCTGATGCTGCTGGGGCTTTCCTACAACATGCTGTTGGGGCAGGGCGGGATGCTGTCTTTCGGGCATGCCGTGTATTCGGGCATGGGGGCGTTTGCAGCGATCTACGCCTTGCAAGCGATTGGTGCCGGCAGTTTGCCCTTGCCAGTCACTTTGCTGCCGCTCGTCGGGGGCGTCGCCGGTTTGTTGTGCGGCGCGCTGTTTGGCTATCTGACAACGCGCCTGGGCGGGACGACTTTCGCGATGCTTACCTTGGGGATCGGAGAGCTGGTGGCAGCATTCGCAGCAATGTTGCCCGACTACTTCGGCGGCGAAAGCGGTATCAGCGCCGATCGCGTGACAGGGAGCGGCTGGCAGGGGCTCAATTTTGGCGTCACTTACGGGCCGCAGATCGAAGTCTATTATCTGATTGCGGCCTGGCTGTTCCTCTGTGGCGCGGCGATGTACGGTTTTACGCTTACTCCGCTGGGGCGCTTGCTCAAGGCCGTGCGCGACAATCCCGAGCGTGCTGAATTCATCGGTTGCGATCCGCGCCGGGTGCGTTATCTGACGCTGATGCTGTCGGCATTTTTTGCTGGAATTGCCGGTGCCTTGAGCGCCATCAATTTCGAAATCGTCAGCGTTGAAAACCTCAGTTCTTTGCGTTCCGGTGCTTTGCTGGTCTTGACCGTCATCGGCGGCAGCGGCCATTTTTTCGGACCGGTTCTCGGTGCGGCCATCAGTATCGGGTTTTCAGGTTGGCTTGCTACTCGTAGCAACGCATGGCAACTGTATATGGGTCTGTTTTTCATGCTGGCGGTCATGTTTGCGCCGGGCGGGGTGGCCGGTGCTGTGGCGTCTCTGGTCGCGGTTTGTCGTGACGGTGGCTGGCGGCGCTTGTGGCGGCCGATCTTCTGTGTGGCAATGGCGGCTTTATGCGTTACCGCAGCGGGTGTGATGTTGATCGAATTGCTGTACCGCTGGCGTTACGGTGCGGCAGATACCGGCCTGCCGATGTCCGTGGCCCCGATGGCATTGATGGCTTGCATCGTTGCGTTGCTCGTGAGTTGTGCGGCATTGGCGTTTCTCTGGCGCTGGTTGCAGCGTTGCCGGGATGTGAGGTCATGA
- a CDS encoding IS1380 family transposase, producing MPPETPFDLKFTSREVTAWGGLALLKRMLDGMGFKEALKSWDLPQPGSNRGYAPEQLIEQMIVSIWCGAARFAHADITRLDSTLVRLFGWGKAAGHKAIVRLFQRFDQPSASRVQSSSYRWLFDKLQLNPITLDVDSTVLTRWGSQIEGGAKGYNPKNKGRASHHPLLAFVADWRLVANFWLRPGNTASSNNIESFIESTLENLGATKVGLFRADSGFYDKTIVTLLKAKKISHIISARLTHALQQSIVDQCKWQQVEVGLEVSELSYQPQGWGTPQRLVVVRQHIKRKNGAVAGKTLSLFADDPDLQGWRYGAMLTDLSIPALEVWRLYRGRADCENRIKELKADFGLGSFVLRDFWATEAALGVTMLAYNLMSVFRHAVMRQKVHHTLATLHHQVLAVGALWDDNTKNTKQTFRLAVARKRRPWFEGLWANAGEPVKLTPSPSNS from the coding sequence ATGCCCCCAGAAACGCCGTTCGATCTCAAATTCACATCCCGCGAAGTCACCGCCTGGGGTGGCCTGGCCCTTTTGAAGCGCATGCTTGACGGCATGGGTTTCAAAGAAGCTCTGAAAAGCTGGGATCTACCCCAGCCCGGCTCCAACCGGGGCTATGCGCCAGAACAACTCATTGAACAAATGATCGTCAGTATCTGGTGCGGCGCGGCGCGCTTTGCCCATGCCGACATCACCCGCCTGGACAGCACCCTGGTGCGCCTGTTCGGCTGGGGCAAAGCCGCAGGCCACAAAGCCATCGTCAGGTTATTCCAGCGCTTTGACCAACCCAGCGCCAGTCGAGTGCAAAGCAGCAGTTACCGTTGGCTCTTCGACAAACTCCAACTCAACCCCATCACCCTGGATGTGGACTCCACCGTATTGACCCGCTGGGGCAGCCAGATCGAAGGCGGCGCCAAGGGCTACAACCCCAAGAACAAGGGTCGCGCCAGCCACCACCCGTTGTTGGCGTTCGTAGCAGACTGGCGCCTGGTGGCCAACTTCTGGCTGCGCCCGGGCAACACCGCATCGAGCAACAACATCGAGAGTTTTATTGAGTCCACACTGGAGAACCTGGGGGCCACCAAGGTGGGCCTGTTTCGCGCCGACAGTGGTTTTTATGACAAGACCATAGTGACCCTGCTCAAAGCCAAGAAGATCAGCCACATCATCAGCGCCCGACTGACGCATGCACTACAGCAATCTATCGTAGATCAGTGCAAGTGGCAGCAAGTCGAGGTGGGTCTGGAAGTCTCCGAGTTGAGCTACCAGCCGCAGGGCTGGGGGACACCACAGCGCCTGGTGGTGGTGCGCCAGCATATCAAACGCAAGAATGGTGCGGTGGCGGGCAAGACGCTATCGTTGTTTGCCGATGACCCGGATCTGCAGGGCTGGCGCTATGGTGCCATGCTCACCGACTTGAGCATTCCGGCGCTGGAGGTGTGGCGCCTGTACCGCGGGCGTGCAGATTGCGAGAACCGGATCAAGGAGCTCAAGGCGGACTTTGGCTTGGGCAGCTTTGTGTTGCGCGACTTCTGGGCTACCGAGGCGGCACTGGGGGTGACGATGCTGGCCTACAACTTGATGAGTGTATTTCGCCATGCGGTGATGCGCCAAAAGGTGCATCACACGCTGGCAACGCTGCACCACCAGGTGCTGGCTGTGGGGGCACTGTGGGATGACAACACGAAGAACACCAAGCAGACGTTCCGTCTGGCAGTGGCGCGCAAACGAAGACCGTGGTTTGAGGGCTTGTGGGCCAATGCGGGAGAGCCAGTGAAGCTCACGCCGAGCCCATCAAATTCCTAA
- a CDS encoding glucose 1-dehydrogenase — protein sequence MRLENKIAIVTGAGSGFGEAIAKTYAREGARVMLADIGIVGGLRVTEEIRQAGGDARFVQTDVSKNADVAALLAATLDAFGGVDIVVNNAGTTHRNRPMLEIEEEEFERIYAVNVKSIFLTAKHFVPQFRKQGGGVFINIASTAGIRPRPGLTWYNGSKGAVIITSKSMAAELGPDNIRVNCVNPVISATGLLSEFMGVPDTPENRQKFTASIPLGRFSTPSDIANACLYLGSDEAAFISGACLEVDGGRCV from the coding sequence ATGCGTTTAGAAAATAAAATTGCCATCGTCACCGGCGCAGGATCAGGCTTCGGCGAAGCCATCGCCAAAACCTACGCACGCGAAGGCGCTCGCGTCATGCTGGCCGATATCGGCATCGTCGGCGGTCTGCGCGTCACGGAAGAAATCCGGCAAGCTGGCGGTGACGCCCGCTTTGTTCAAACCGATGTCTCCAAAAATGCTGATGTCGCCGCCCTGCTGGCCGCGACGCTGGATGCTTTCGGCGGAGTCGACATCGTGGTTAATAATGCGGGCACGACGCATCGCAATCGGCCCATGCTGGAAATCGAGGAAGAAGAATTTGAACGCATTTACGCCGTCAACGTAAAAAGTATTTTCCTCACCGCCAAGCATTTTGTGCCGCAGTTCCGCAAGCAAGGCGGCGGCGTGTTCATCAATATCGCCTCTACCGCAGGCATCCGCCCGCGCCCGGGTCTGACCTGGTACAACGGCAGCAAAGGGGCGGTAATCATTACCAGCAAGTCGATGGCGGCGGAGCTGGGACCGGATAATATCCGCGTCAATTGCGTCAATCCGGTGATCTCCGCAACGGGTCTGTTGAGCGAATTCATGGGCGTACCGGACACCCCGGAAAACCGTCAGAAATTCACTGCCAGCATTCCCTTGGGTCGCTTCTCTACACCGAGCGATATCGCCAACGCTTGCTTGTATCTTGGTTCGGATGAAGCGGCATTTATCAGTGGAGCCTGCCTTGAGGTGGACGGCGGTCGTTGCGTTTAA
- a CDS encoding ABC transporter ATP-binding protein, producing MPPALELIDVRKRYGGTDILCGVNLCIPQGQRCVIIGPNGAGKSSLFNLISGRHAPDAGDIRLHGKSISGLRPYRISRMGLARSFQLSHIFSHLSVFENLQCAVLAQRGDRYAFWRGANSILPVQKKVREVLGQLGLQDRQAVLASALTYAEQRMLELGMTLAAEAQVLLLDEPTAGMDGAEAMRMVELIRQVSTGRTLLMIEHDMDVVRELADHIAVLVDGRIIASDTPQRIVDNPLVRRLYLDAAGPVRD from the coding sequence ATGCCTCCGGCGCTGGAATTGATTGACGTGCGCAAGCGCTATGGCGGTACCGATATTCTCTGCGGGGTGAATCTTTGCATACCGCAGGGACAGCGTTGCGTGATTATCGGGCCGAATGGAGCGGGCAAGTCCAGCCTGTTTAATCTGATTTCAGGACGCCACGCACCTGACGCTGGCGATATCCGTTTGCATGGCAAGTCCATCTCGGGCTTGCGACCGTATCGCATCAGCCGGATGGGTCTGGCGCGCAGTTTTCAGCTGTCGCATATTTTTTCCCATCTCAGTGTGTTTGAGAATCTGCAGTGCGCGGTTCTGGCGCAGCGCGGGGATCGGTATGCTTTTTGGCGGGGTGCCAACAGTATTCTGCCGGTGCAAAAAAAAGTGAGGGAAGTCCTGGGTCAGTTGGGTTTGCAAGATCGGCAGGCGGTGCTTGCCAGTGCGTTAACGTATGCCGAGCAGCGCATGCTGGAACTGGGGATGACGCTGGCGGCGGAGGCGCAAGTGCTGTTGCTCGATGAGCCGACGGCGGGTATGGATGGCGCGGAGGCAATGCGGATGGTGGAATTAATCCGTCAGGTCAGCACAGGGCGTACTTTGCTGATGATTGAGCATGATATGGATGTCGTGCGGGAACTGGCAGACCATATTGCGGTGCTGGTGGATGGCCGGATTATTGCCAGCGATACGCCGCAGCGCATCGTTGACAATCCGCTGGTGCGGCGGCTTTATCTTGATGCCGCCGGCCCAGTGCGCGATTAA
- a CDS encoding protein adenylyltransferase SelO — protein MQNSIQPELHAESSGLTFQNAFAALPPAFYTRLMPTPLPAPYLVAVSASAAALVGLSAEQVARPELLAILTGNQIAPGSQPLSAVYSGHQFGVWAGQLGDGRAILLGDVVSGNGTLEVQLKGAGKTPYSRMGDGRAVLRSSIREFLCSEAMAALGIPTTRALCITGSDQTVVRETAETAAVVTRLAPSFIRFGSFEHWYYGQRHDQLKLLADTVIAQSFPELAALEQPYAALLSEVTRRTAHMIAHWQAVGFMHGVMNTDNMSILGLTLDYGPFGFMEAFDAKHICNHTDQQGRYSYAMQPQIGEWNCYALGQALLPLIDDVETTKAALAVYQPAFAEHFQSLLRAKLGLQTEQADDTTLSDALFAILQASHVDFTLFFRSLGNFTVEPSTDAHSPAAEAEHTLRDLFIDRDAFDAWAVQYRARLRQENSQDQPRKLAMDQINPKYVLRNYLAQQAIEKAEQKDFSEVATLLQILQHPFDEQPEYERYAELPPDWAQHLEVSCSS, from the coding sequence ATGCAAAATTCCATTCAGCCAGAGCTGCACGCTGAATCGTCCGGCCTGACGTTTCAAAATGCCTTTGCCGCATTACCGCCCGCGTTTTATACCCGGCTGATGCCTACCCCCTTGCCCGCCCCTTATCTGGTGGCGGTTAGCGCATCGGCGGCGGCACTGGTAGGCTTGAGCGCAGAACAAGTAGCAAGGCCGGAACTGCTCGCCATCCTGACCGGCAACCAGATCGCCCCAGGTTCGCAGCCGCTGTCCGCCGTCTATTCCGGCCATCAGTTCGGCGTCTGGGCCGGACAACTGGGCGATGGCCGCGCCATTCTGTTGGGCGACGTCGTCTCCGGCAACGGCACGCTGGAAGTACAACTCAAGGGTGCCGGCAAGACCCCCTATTCGCGCATGGGTGACGGGCGCGCTGTACTGCGTTCATCGATCCGTGAATTTCTCTGCTCCGAAGCCATGGCCGCGCTTGGCATTCCGACCACGCGGGCGCTGTGCATCACCGGCTCGGATCAGACCGTGGTGCGCGAAACCGCCGAAACCGCCGCGGTCGTCACGCGTCTGGCTCCCAGCTTTATCCGCTTCGGTTCCTTTGAACACTGGTATTACGGCCAGCGCCATGATCAGCTCAAGCTGCTGGCCGATACCGTGATTGCACAGTCTTTCCCGGAACTGGCCGCGCTGGAGCAGCCGTATGCCGCCTTGCTCAGCGAAGTCACGCGCCGCACCGCGCACATGATTGCGCACTGGCAGGCGGTCGGTTTCATGCATGGCGTGATGAATACCGACAATATGTCCATCCTCGGACTGACCCTCGATTACGGCCCCTTCGGTTTCATGGAAGCGTTCGATGCCAAACATATCTGCAACCATACCGACCAGCAGGGACGCTACTCGTATGCGATGCAACCGCAAATCGGCGAATGGAATTGCTACGCTTTAGGGCAAGCGCTGCTGCCGCTGATCGACGATGTCGAAACAACCAAAGCAGCACTGGCCGTCTATCAGCCCGCTTTTGCCGAACACTTTCAAAGCCTGCTGCGCGCCAAACTCGGTTTGCAAACCGAACAGGCCGACGACACTACCCTGAGCGATGCCTTGTTTGCCATCTTGCAAGCGAGTCATGTCGATTTCACTTTGTTTTTCCGCTCACTAGGCAACTTCACTGTCGAACCATCAACAGACGCGCACAGTCCCGCTGCTGAAGCGGAACATACGCTGCGCGACCTGTTTATCGACCGCGACGCTTTCGATGCCTGGGCGGTGCAATATCGCGCCCGTCTGCGGCAGGAAAATAGCCAGGACCAGCCGCGTAAACTAGCAATGGACCAAATCAACCCCAAGTATGTGCTGCGCAATTACCTCGCGCAGCAAGCGATAGAAAAAGCGGAACAGAAAGATTTTTCCGAAGTCGCCACCTTGTTACAGATCCTGCAACATCCGTTTGACGAACAACCGGAATATGAGCGCTACGCTGAACTGCCACCCGACTGGGCGCAGCATCTGGAGGTAAGTTGTTCATCATGA
- a CDS encoding BolA family protein: MNARVDAIQQKLETAFAPQSCIVEDDSALHAGHAGAASGGGHFRINIVTSYFEGKNRIARHRLVYDCLSSMMQDDIHALAITALTPADAARLADAESQSSEMP; this comes from the coding sequence GTGAACGCGCGCGTCGACGCCATCCAGCAAAAACTGGAAACTGCTTTTGCGCCGCAGTCCTGCATCGTCGAAGATGATTCGGCCTTGCATGCCGGCCATGCCGGTGCCGCCAGCGGTGGCGGGCATTTTCGGATAAATATTGTTACATCTTATTTTGAGGGTAAAAACCGCATTGCACGCCATAGGCTGGTGTATGATTGCCTCTCATCCATGATGCAAGACGATATTCATGCGCTGGCGATTACTGCATTAACGCCGGCAGATGCAGCGAGACTGGCGGATGCAGAAAGCCAGTCATCAGAGATGCCTTAA
- a CDS encoding response regulator transcription factor: MKHEISGGYMELTVRVIIADDHPTVLLGIKHALVAGKTIDVVGMAKNSHELIRMLAVEECDVLVTDYSMPGGDYGDGLPLLGLIQRSHPHLHIVVMTMMDNPALLKTLLKNGVRCLVHKSDDVMHLIPAVHAAHAGGQYLSPAITAMQHLFNRDCPLDPGLLSCTSPVCPGYARISNGYH, from the coding sequence ATGAAGCACGAAATATCAGGTGGCTACATGGAGTTGACGGTTCGTGTGATTATCGCGGATGACCATCCCACAGTGCTTCTGGGCATTAAACATGCATTGGTCGCTGGGAAGACGATAGACGTTGTTGGCATGGCAAAAAATTCGCATGAGCTGATTCGCATGCTGGCTGTTGAGGAGTGCGATGTGCTCGTGACGGATTACTCGATGCCGGGCGGCGATTACGGAGATGGGCTGCCCTTGCTCGGTCTTATCCAAAGAAGTCATCCGCACCTGCACATTGTCGTGATGACCATGATGGACAATCCCGCCCTGCTCAAAACATTATTGAAAAATGGTGTTCGTTGCCTGGTGCACAAATCTGATGATGTCATGCACTTGATACCGGCCGTGCATGCTGCCCATGCCGGCGGGCAATATCTTTCGCCGGCAATCACAGCGATGCAGCACTTGTTTAACCGAGATTGTCCATTAGACCCCGGACTGCTATCGTGCACCAGTCCGGTGTGTCCCGGATACGCCCGGATTTCTAATGGATACCATTAG